Proteins encoded in a region of the Enterococcus gilvus ATCC BAA-350 genome:
- a CDS encoding zinc-dependent alcohol dehydrogenase has protein sequence MKALVKTEPGYNKMALLEIETPCPKDNEVLIKVAYTGICGTDIHGFKGEYDRLKTPLVLGHEFSGVVEAMGEKVTSVSIGDQVTSETTFDTCGECEYCQNKEYNLCLNRKGLGSQVNGSFAEYVLTREESIHILDEKISLLAAAITEPIACGVHASMEKVQVQKNDVAVIVGPGPIGLCLSQVLKSAEVKVIVVGITQDAERLKTANELGADRVIDSLTEDAAAIIEEFTHGKGADYCFECSGAAPAIKGIFDYLKQKGTLVQMGVFAKNLNELDMNSIVQREINVIGSRSQKPSTWHLTLDLMKQEKINAERLITKIYPLEQWAEAIEQVMAGNEIKVVLQPNKG, from the coding sequence ATGAAGGCGTTAGTCAAAACAGAACCTGGCTACAACAAAATGGCATTATTGGAAATCGAGACTCCTTGTCCGAAAGACAACGAGGTCTTGATAAAAGTAGCTTATACAGGGATTTGCGGAACGGATATTCATGGCTTTAAAGGGGAATATGATCGTTTGAAAACACCGCTAGTTTTAGGTCATGAATTTTCCGGTGTTGTTGAAGCAATGGGGGAAAAGGTGACCAGTGTAAGCATAGGGGATCAAGTTACCAGTGAAACAACATTTGATACTTGCGGTGAGTGTGAATATTGTCAAAATAAGGAATACAATCTTTGTTTAAATCGTAAAGGGTTAGGCAGTCAAGTTAATGGAAGTTTTGCGGAATATGTGCTGACCCGAGAAGAGAGTATACACATATTAGATGAAAAGATCAGTTTACTAGCTGCAGCCATTACTGAGCCGATTGCCTGTGGGGTACATGCAAGCATGGAGAAGGTTCAAGTGCAAAAAAATGATGTAGCAGTCATTGTGGGACCCGGTCCAATAGGGTTGTGTTTAAGCCAAGTGTTAAAAAGCGCCGAAGTGAAAGTGATTGTTGTAGGGATCACTCAAGATGCCGAACGATTAAAAACTGCAAATGAATTAGGTGCGGATCGGGTGATTGATTCATTGACAGAAGATGCAGCTGCAATTATTGAAGAATTTACACATGGTAAAGGTGCCGATTATTGCTTTGAGTGTTCAGGAGCGGCACCAGCAATTAAGGGGATATTCGATTATTTGAAGCAAAAAGGTACTTTAGTACAGATGGGTGTCTTTGCCAAAAATTTAAATGAATTAGACATGAATTCCATCGTACAAAGGGAAATCAACGTCATCGGCTCAAGATCACAAAAACCGTCGACTTGGCATTTGACGCTGGATTTGATGAAACAAGAGAAAATCAATGCAGAACGGTTGATCACGAAAATTTATCCATTGGAGCAATGGGCAGAAGCGATTGAACAAGTGATGGCTGGAAATGAAATCAAGGTTGTTCTGCAACCGAATAAAGGATAG
- a CDS encoding PTS sugar transporter subunit IIA, translating to MYMVEKNLVERNCILLDQEIHSFEEVIQLIGKEFESAQIVKPSYVEAVIEREKVFPTGLAADGHTIAIPHTDPEHVLRPGMGVVVTKEPIEVSMMGSPDIKLQSNIFFPLAMEHPKKQLDLLRQLMSIFKTKEDLDTIRAAKTPDDVLAVTSKIKW from the coding sequence ATGTATATGGTAGAAAAAAACCTCGTGGAAAGAAATTGCATTTTGCTGGATCAAGAAATTCATTCCTTTGAAGAAGTGATTCAACTGATTGGTAAGGAATTTGAAAGCGCGCAAATTGTTAAACCGTCTTACGTAGAAGCGGTAATTGAAAGGGAAAAAGTTTTTCCTACGGGTTTGGCGGCTGATGGACATACCATTGCGATTCCTCATACGGACCCAGAACATGTCTTGCGTCCTGGGATGGGTGTCGTTGTAACGAAAGAGCCGATTGAAGTATCCATGATGGGAAGTCCGGATATTAAATTGCAAAGCAATATTTTCTTTCCGTTGGCAATGGAACATCCGAAGAAGCAATTGGACTTACTGCGTCAATTAATGAGTATTTTCAAAACGAAAGAAGACCTTGATACGATCCGAGCAGCAAAAACACCAGATGACGTTTTAGCTGTAACGAGTAAAATAAAATGGTAA
- a CDS encoding PTS sugar transporter subunit IIB yields the protein MTEIKVLSVCGSGTVSSAMVGERIVELLEEHGYEAEIQEVNPGMVKGAVANGDIDLVAFTSPIDPADAEGIPQINSVGLLTGLDEDTFLEAALKALKEMGK from the coding sequence ATGACAGAAATCAAAGTATTATCTGTATGTGGTTCAGGTACGGTAAGTTCAGCAATGGTTGGTGAACGAATTGTTGAGTTGTTGGAAGAGCATGGTTACGAAGCAGAGATCCAAGAGGTAAATCCTGGGATGGTTAAGGGTGCCGTCGCTAATGGGGACATTGATTTAGTTGCCTTTACCAGCCCTATTGATCCTGCTGATGCTGAAGGGATTCCGCAAATAAATTCTGTGGGATTGCTTACAGGTTTGGACGAAGATACATTTTTAGAAGCTGCATTGAAAGCCTTAAAAGAGATGGGAAAATAA